ACCGTTACAAGTGACAATAGACTGGTATTCCACTTCAATATGCGGTATGATACCGCAAGTGAGGAGGGTTCTAGATGAAAGTACGGCCTTCTGTCAAGCCAATGTGTGAGAAATGCAAAGTCATTCGTCGCAAAGGCAACGTGATGGTCATCTGTGAAAACCCTAAACACAAGCAACGCCAAGGCTAAGCGGGGCGTTCTTTTAGGATGTTTCATCCACGATTTGCAGCGCGGCTGAAACCCTTTTGGGTCTGCAATCGTGTTTCTATAGATTTGATGAATATTTGGAGGTGGACAGACAGCATGGCTCGTATTGCCGGCGTCGATTTGCCGCGTGATAAGCGCGTGGAAGTCGGCTTGACGTATATCTTTGGCATCGGTCGTACAACGTCAAACAAGATTTTGGCGGAGACCGGTATTGATCCAAACCGTCGTGTAAATGAGTTGACGGAAGACGAAGTGATTCGTCTCCGTGACCAGATTGATAAGACTGTTAAAGTAGAAGGCGATTTGCGTCGTGAAATCGCCATGAACATTAAACGGTTGACGGAAATCGGCAGCTACCGTGGTGTTCGCCACCGTCGTGGTTTGCCAGTTCGCGGTCAACGGACAAAGACCAATGCACGTACACGTAAAGGTCCTCGTCGTACGGTTGCAGGTAAGAAGAAGTAATTAGGGAGGTGTAACGCTTGGCAAATGTGAAGCAACGCCGTGGTACGGCTGCTGCGCGTCCACGCCGTCGCGATCGGAAAAACGTCGAAGCTGGTGTGGCGCACATCCGTTCCACATTCAACAATACAATCGTCAGCATCACGGATCCGTCCGGTGCTGTTATTTCGTGGTCGAGTGCTGGTAACGTGGGCTTTAAAGGCTCCCGTAAGAGCACACCTTATGCCGCTCAAATGGCTGCTGAAACTGCGGCACGTACGGCTATGGAACACGGTATGAAGAGCGTAGAAGTGACCGTAAAGGGTCCTGGCGCTGGTCGTGAAGCTGCTATTCGTGCACTGCAAGCTGCTGGGCTCGAAGTTGCAGGTATTCGTGACGTTACGCCGATTCCGCACAACGGTTGCCGCCCGCCAAAACGTCGTCGCGTTTGAT
This is a stretch of genomic DNA from Alicyclobacillus dauci. It encodes these proteins:
- the rpmJ gene encoding 50S ribosomal protein L36, giving the protein MKVRPSVKPMCEKCKVIRRKGNVMVICENPKHKQRQG
- the rpsM gene encoding 30S ribosomal protein S13 gives rise to the protein MARIAGVDLPRDKRVEVGLTYIFGIGRTTSNKILAETGIDPNRRVNELTEDEVIRLRDQIDKTVKVEGDLRREIAMNIKRLTEIGSYRGVRHRRGLPVRGQRTKTNARTRKGPRRTVAGKKK
- the rpsK gene encoding 30S ribosomal protein S11; translation: MANVKQRRGTAAARPRRRDRKNVEAGVAHIRSTFNNTIVSITDPSGAVISWSSAGNVGFKGSRKSTPYAAQMAAETAARTAMEHGMKSVEVTVKGPGAGREAAIRALQAAGLEVAGIRDVTPIPHNGCRPPKRRRV